A genomic window from Brassica oleracea var. oleracea cultivar TO1000 chromosome C8, BOL, whole genome shotgun sequence includes:
- the LOC106310220 gene encoding monothiol glutaredoxin-S4: MEKLQKMISEKSVVIFSKNSCCMSHTIKTLFLDFGVSPTIYELDDINKGKEIEQALAQLGCSPTVPVVFIGGQLVGGANQVMSLHLNRSLVPMLKRVGALWL; encoded by the coding sequence ATGGAGAAGCTACAGAAGATGATCTCGGAGAAGTCGGTAGTGATCTTTAGCAAGAACTCGTGCTGCATGTCTCACACAATCAAGACTCTCTTTTTAGACTTTGGCGTAAGCCCGACGATCTATGAATTAGACGACATCAACAAGGGAAAGGAGATAGAGCAAGCATTGGCTCAGCTTGGCTGCAGCCCCACCGTGCCGGTGGTGTTCATAGGAGGTCAGCTGGTCGGTGGAGCCAATCAAGTCATGAGTCTTCATCTCAATCGCTCTCTCGTTCCGATGCTTAAGCGAGTTGGGGCGTTATGGCTTTGA